A DNA window from Bradyrhizobium barranii subsp. barranii contains the following coding sequences:
- a CDS encoding pPIWI-associating nuclease domain-containing protein, whose amino-acid sequence MDADVRQFQNAVIRSDKGDDPGTESVATLNRFNSVAFQIYDLVLVRMFHGKGGFVSRMSRSSTTSTSGGSGAATSAEAPTMASPWLNEQLAALKPKALDDFSRTTITGAQHALGDVDNPLRLNFFSTAMRILFEHTMGTLAPADQVVQSEWFVSEREGNVPTRGQRIVFAIQGGLSDEFVKDALQIDIAPIRQKPRPSTI is encoded by the coding sequence ATGGATGCCGATGTTCGGCAGTTTCAGAACGCGGTGATCCGATCGGACAAGGGCGATGATCCGGGCACGGAGAGTGTCGCCACGCTTAATCGCTTCAATAGCGTTGCGTTCCAAATTTACGATCTTGTGCTGGTGCGGATGTTTCATGGTAAAGGTGGGTTCGTGAGCCGCATGTCCCGCAGTTCGACTACAAGCACGAGCGGCGGGTCCGGCGCCGCGACATCAGCGGAAGCCCCCACGATGGCATCGCCTTGGCTGAACGAGCAACTTGCGGCCTTGAAGCCGAAAGCGCTCGACGATTTCTCCCGAACCACGATCACCGGGGCGCAACACGCCCTTGGCGATGTCGACAACCCGCTGCGCCTCAATTTCTTCAGCACCGCGATGCGGATCCTGTTCGAACACACGATGGGGACGCTTGCCCCGGCCGATCAGGTCGTTCAATCGGAATGGTTCGTATCCGAGCGCGAAGGGAACGTTCCTACCCGAGGCCAACGGATCGTCTTTGCGATTCAGGGCGGCTTGAGCGACGAGTTCGTCAAGGACGCACTTCAAATCGATATCGCCCCGATCCGGCAGAAGCCAAGGCCGTCGACAATCTGA
- a CDS encoding IS5 family transposase (programmed frameshift), producing the protein MRAGLFWLNDRQWARIEPHLPRGLTGPDRDDDRRIVSGIIHMLQSGARWRDCPREYGPYTTIYNRFNRWAKRGRWCAIFEALAKPGEDGVVLSLDSTSIKAHRCASGGKGGSTNQAIGRSRGGRTTKIHALSDPLCRPVVLHLTPGQDADIAAAPDVLALAPPMSVLLADKGYDGDKLRGEIIRRGAKPVIPNKSNRVVIHRFNKRAYKGRNVIERCFCRLKDFRRIATRYDKLARNFLAAVHLAALVAYWLN; encoded by the exons ATGCGCGCTGGTTTGTTTTGGCTGAACGACAGGCAATGGGCGCGTATCGAACCGCATCTGCCGAGGGGACTGACGGGGCCGGATCGGGACGACGACCGACGCATCGTCAGCGGCATCATTCACATGCTGCAATCGGGTGCACGATGGCGTGATTGTCCACGTGAATACGGCCCTTACACGACGATCTACAATCGCTTCAATCGCTGGGCCAAGCGAGGACGATGGTGCGCAATCTTCGAAGCGCTGGCCAAGCCTGGCGAAGACGGCGTCGTACTGTCGCTCGACTCGACCTCGATTAAAGCTCACCGGTGTGCCTCCGGCGGAAAAGGGGGGAGCACAA ATCAAGCAATCGGCCGCTCGCGCGGAGGCCGCACGACAAAAATCCATGCGCTGAGCGATCCGCTCTGCCGGCCGGTCGTCCTGCATCTGACTCCAGGCCAGGATGCCGATATCGCTGCGGCTCCCGATGTCCTGGCGCTCGCGCCACCCATGAGCGTGCTCCTCGCCGACAAAGGGTATGATGGCGACAAGCTTCGCGGCGAAATCATTCGTCGTGGCGCCAAGCCCGTAATCCCCAATAAATCTAACCGTGTCGTCATCCATCGCTTCAACAAACGCGCCTACAAAGGACGAAATGTCATCGAACGCTGCTTTTGCAGGCTCAAGGACTTCCGGCGCATCGCCACGCGATATGACAAGCTCGCCCGTAATTTTTTGGCCGCTGTTCATCTCGCCGCTCTCGTCGCATATTGGCTCAATTGA
- a CDS encoding phasin family protein — protein sequence MPEIVGEDGKRERRARGGPELAEASPPGAGGTTDHVGEKTSAASRISFTVPEWQKSIEATRNLFAAALRDALKLTASSLHDQATFMKTLADSKTPSELLKCNLDYAEQSWSKLFGEGSKMLDRLKQSQRSSVS from the coding sequence ATGCCTGAGATCGTAGGCGAAGACGGAAAACGCGAACGGCGAGCACGTGGAGGACCCGAACTGGCCGAGGCATCGCCCCCTGGAGCAGGTGGCACCACGGATCATGTTGGAGAAAAGACCTCAGCTGCATCGCGCATTTCATTCACGGTTCCGGAATGGCAAAAATCAATCGAGGCGACAAGAAACCTGTTCGCCGCGGCGCTCCGCGACGCGCTAAAGCTGACTGCTTCCTCTCTGCATGATCAGGCCACTTTTATGAAGACTCTTGCGGACTCCAAAACTCCCTCTGAGCTACTGAAGTGCAACCTGGATTATGCGGAGCAATCCTGGTCGAAATTGTTCGGCGAGGGCTCGAAGATGTTGGATCGTCTCAAGCAGAGCCAACGGTCTTCGGTAAGTTAA
- the istA gene encoding IS21-like element ISFK1 family transposase yields MPTQRLSMRRIKEVLRLKHFQGLPERAIARSVGVSNGVVHSYLSRARSAGLSWPLPEGMTDEDLELLLFPAPRPASQSPQRPVPDWSYIDKELRRRNVTRRLLWEEYRAVNPDGFGYTWFCTTYEAWKGRVRPSMRQIHLGGEKVFVDFAGDTIDIVDPLTGEVQPMKLFVAAMGASNYTYAEACPSESLADWIRAHVNLFTFLSGTPTFVVCDNLKAAVSNPDRYDPGLNRTYAEMASHYGTAILAARPRRPKDKAKVEVAVQIAQRWILARLRNQRFFSRAELNAAIKTLVDELNARQMRGFGSSRAELFAELDKPKLTPLPDQPYAFARWKRCRLAPDYHVEVDGHWYSAPYRLIGELVDARIDDRTVEIFHKGQRIASHARAPNRRGHTTIADHMPSAHRRYGKWTPAAVIAAGERIGPSTAAFFQAVIDARPHPEQGFRTCLGILALVKSYGAERLDAACRRGILIKARSVASIRSILQNGLDRTFFDESFEHQPLRHGNIRGRDYFH; encoded by the coding sequence ATGCCTACCCAGAGATTGTCGATGCGCCGGATCAAGGAAGTCCTTCGGTTAAAACATTTTCAAGGCCTGCCAGAGCGGGCCATCGCGCGGAGCGTGGGCGTCAGCAACGGCGTTGTGCACAGCTACCTGAGCCGCGCCCGCTCTGCTGGGTTGAGCTGGCCGCTTCCGGAGGGAATGACCGATGAAGACCTGGAGCTTTTGCTTTTCCCGGCCCCACGACCAGCGTCTCAGAGCCCGCAGCGGCCGGTGCCCGACTGGAGCTACATCGATAAAGAGCTCCGCCGGCGCAACGTAACCCGTCGCCTGCTCTGGGAGGAGTATCGCGCCGTTAATCCCGACGGTTTCGGGTACACGTGGTTCTGCACTACCTACGAGGCCTGGAAGGGGCGGGTCCGACCTTCGATGCGGCAGATTCATCTGGGCGGCGAGAAGGTGTTCGTGGATTTCGCCGGCGACACCATCGACATCGTCGATCCGCTGACCGGGGAAGTGCAGCCGATGAAGCTGTTCGTCGCGGCGATGGGCGCTTCGAACTACACCTACGCCGAGGCCTGCCCCAGCGAGAGCTTGGCCGACTGGATCCGGGCCCACGTCAACTTGTTCACGTTTTTGAGCGGAACGCCGACGTTCGTGGTCTGCGACAACCTCAAAGCCGCCGTCAGCAACCCCGACCGCTACGATCCCGGCCTCAATCGCACTTATGCCGAGATGGCGAGCCATTACGGCACGGCCATTCTCGCCGCACGGCCGCGGCGCCCAAAAGACAAGGCGAAGGTCGAGGTCGCGGTGCAAATCGCCCAGCGCTGGATTCTGGCCCGGCTGCGCAATCAGCGCTTCTTTTCCCGGGCCGAGCTCAACGCCGCCATCAAGACACTCGTCGACGAACTCAATGCTCGTCAAATGCGTGGCTTCGGCTCAAGCCGCGCCGAACTGTTTGCCGAACTCGACAAACCCAAGCTAACCCCGCTGCCAGATCAGCCTTATGCCTTCGCACGCTGGAAGCGCTGCCGCCTCGCTCCCGATTATCATGTCGAGGTCGACGGCCATTGGTACTCCGCGCCGTATCGTCTGATTGGCGAGCTGGTCGATGCCCGTATCGACGATCGGACGGTCGAGATCTTCCACAAGGGCCAGCGGATCGCCAGCCATGCCCGCGCGCCCAACCGACGCGGACACACCACCATCGCCGACCACATGCCCAGCGCCCATCGCCGCTACGGCAAATGGACCCCCGCCGCGGTGATCGCCGCCGGCGAGCGGATCGGTCCTTCGACAGCAGCGTTTTTCCAGGCCGTGATCGACGCCCGGCCCCATCCAGAACAAGGCTTTCGAACCTGCCTTGGCATTCTGGCGCTCGTCAAAAGCTACGGCGCCGAACGCCTCGACGCAGCCTGCCGGAGGGGCATCCTCATCAAGGCGCGCTCCGTCGCCTCGATTAGATCGATCCTCCAGAACGGCCTCGATCGCACGTTCTTCGACGAATCTTTCGAGCACCAGCCCCTGCGCCACGGCAACATCCGCGGACGCGACTACTTCCACTGA
- the istB gene encoding IS21-like element ISFK1 family helper ATPase IstB: MLNHPTHERLIELGLTGMAKAFEEQRRSPDLEALPFEDRIGLLVDREAAERDTRRLTTRLKIAALRQTACVEDVDLRTPRGIDRAVFAKLVEGRWIDRHENLLVTGATGLGKSWLACALGHKACRDNRSVLYHRVPRLFEALALARGDGRYARLLKSLGRAQLLILDDWGLSVLTAAERRDLLEILEDRHGRASTIVTSQLPVDTWHGAIGDPTVADAILDRLVHNAHRLQLTGESMRKRSAKTITLDGQPEH, encoded by the coding sequence ATGCTTAACCACCCAACCCACGAACGGCTGATCGAGCTTGGCCTGACCGGAATGGCCAAGGCCTTCGAGGAGCAGCGCCGATCGCCCGATCTCGAAGCCCTGCCGTTCGAAGATCGCATCGGCCTGTTGGTCGACCGCGAAGCCGCCGAACGCGACACCAGGCGGCTCACCACGCGCCTCAAGATCGCCGCACTGCGCCAGACTGCTTGCGTCGAGGACGTCGATCTGCGCACCCCGCGGGGCATCGACCGCGCCGTTTTCGCCAAACTCGTCGAAGGTCGCTGGATCGATCGCCACGAGAATTTGCTCGTCACCGGGGCAACCGGCCTGGGCAAAAGTTGGTTAGCCTGCGCGCTCGGCCACAAGGCCTGCCGCGACAACCGATCAGTCCTCTATCATCGCGTTCCAAGGCTGTTCGAGGCGCTCGCGCTCGCGCGCGGAGACGGACGTTACGCTCGGCTCCTCAAAAGCCTCGGCCGCGCTCAGCTTCTGATTTTGGATGATTGGGGACTATCGGTGCTCACCGCCGCGGAACGCCGCGATCTGCTCGAAATCCTCGAGGACCGCCATGGCCGCGCATCCACCATCGTCACAAGTCAGCTCCCCGTGGACACCTGGCATGGAGCCATTGGGGACCCCACGGTCGCCGACGCCATTCTCGATCGCCTCGTCCACAACGCCCACCGCCTCCAGCTCACCGGAGAAAGCATGCGAAAACGCAGCGCCAAAACCATCACCCTTGACGGCCAACCAGAACACTGA